The genomic DNA ACACAATGCTAGCAGTGCTTCTCTCGAAGCTGCTCCGATCTATCAGCAAGAACAACTGGTAATGGTGACACCTACTAGCCAAGCAAATAATCTCTCAGGATTTGGCAGCTACATTTTTCGGACAGTACCCAATATTAGTTTAATGGCTACTCGTTTAGCCACTTATGTAGTGAAAACAGGCAAAATTAATATTGCCATTTGTTCTGACTCGCAAGCACCGGATAGCATCTCATTTAAAGATGAGTTTGTGGCAGCTCTTAGTGCTGCTGGAGGTAGATTTGTTCCTACTGTTTGCGATTTTTCCACACCTTCTTTTAATCCCAACAATGCCTTTGCTGATGCTGTTAGCAAAGGAGCGCAAGGATTGATGGTATTACCCCACGTCGATCGCATCGATCGCGCTATGTCTCTGGTTCAGATAAATCGAGGCAAATTGTCACTATACGCCAATACTACACTCTATACTAATCAAACTTTAAAAGAAGGTCAAAAGGACGTTGAGGGGCTGGTTCTGCCTGTTCCCTGGCATCCTGAAACTAATCCGGGTAGCCCTTTCCCAGACAATGCCCGCCAGCGGTGGGGCGGAATCGTAAATTGGCGCACGGCAACCAGTTTTGACGCAACTCAAGCGATCGTCGCGGGTTTGCGCCAAAGTAATACCCGGCAAGGGTTGCAACAAGCACTCCGAAATCCCAGTTTCTCGACAGCAGGGGCAAGCGAGGAAGTAAAGTTTTTACCAACGGGCGATCGCACTGGTAAGCCGATTTTAGTGCAAGTTAAACGCGCAGGAAATACTGGCTACAAATTTGTCCCTCTGCCGTAAGTTGACCAAGTGCGATCGCACTCATCAGGAGGTTAAACTAGATTTATAATGGGAAAAATTTGGTGTTATTCCAGGTCGCTCGTTATCCTATTATAAATCTTGTCAAAAGGAATTTACTCCCGCTTAATTAACAGCATCAAGCTGCTGGTTTTCCCAAGGCACAGATTGCGATCGCCCTCCACTCCCACCACATCCCCACAGTCCGCTCGGCTTACATCTCTATCACTTATTCGCCCAATAATATTTTAAGAATTGTTAAATAATGTTTTCAAATGTTGCAAAAACATAAAGTAAACTTATGTAAATTAAAATAATATTAAAATTACACAGTATCGCTTTCTTGATATAGTTTTTATCAGTCTGCCATTAGACAAAAAATTTAAGCGAATCGAGGGACGCGACATTATGTCTTATTCTCAAACCCAAACTCAATCTAAGGCTGGGTATAAAGCCGGAGTTCAAGACTATAAACTGACGTATTACACGCCGGACTATACGCCAAAAGATACAGATATTCTGGCTGCATTCCGCGTCACGCCCCAGCCAGGAGTTCCCCCAGAAGAAGCTGGAGCCGCTGTGGCCGCCGAATCTTCCACTGGTACTTGGACAACAGTTTGGACTGACCTTTTGACCGACCTCGACCGCTACAAAGGTCGCTGTTATGACATCGAGCCAGTTCCCGGTGAAGACAACCAATACATCTGCTTTATTGCCTATCCTCTGGATTTGTTTGAAGAAGGTTCCGTCACCAACTTGCTGACCTCATTGGTTGGTAATGTTTTCGGTTTCAAAGCCTTACGTGCTCTGCGTTTGGAAGATTTAAGAATTCCCATCGCTTACCTGAAAACCTTCCAAGGGCCACCTCACGGTATCACCGTTGAGCGTGACAAATTGAACAAGTACGGTCGTCCTTTGCTGGGCTGTACCATCAAACCTAAATTAGGTCTATCTGCGAAGAACTACGGCCGCGCCGTGTATGAGTGTCTGCGTGGCGGTTTGGACTTCACCAAAGACGACGAAAACATCAACTCCCAGCCCTTCATGCGTTGGCGCGATCGCTTCTTGTTCGTTCAAGATGCCATTGAAAAAGCCCAAGCAGAAACCGGCGAAGTCAAAGGTCACTACCTGAACGTCACCGCCCCCACCTGCGAAGAAATGATGGAACGGGCTGAGTTCGCCAAAGAACTCAAAACCCCGATCATCATGCACGACT from Kamptonema formosum PCC 6407 includes the following:
- a CDS encoding ABC transporter substrate-binding protein, which translates into the protein MSQNTNKRTSPPPIVFIILFCLIGFGAYKFLPSLFKGKSSQPSGAIANRASLGNQILLTSQTTAEKQAGITAFAKGDYQEAVQKFQAALQQNRNDPETVIYLNNARASNGSSLKIAVSVPIGSNPNVAQEILRGVAQAQDQINTSGGINGAQLQVEIVNDDNNSEVVKEVAKSLTQDAKILAVIGHNASSASLEAAPIYQQEQLVMVTPTSQANNLSGFGSYIFRTVPNISLMATRLATYVVKTGKINIAICSDSQAPDSISFKDEFVAALSAAGGRFVPTVCDFSTPSFNPNNAFADAVSKGAQGLMVLPHVDRIDRAMSLVQINRGKLSLYANTTLYTNQTLKEGQKDVEGLVLPVPWHPETNPGSPFPDNARQRWGGIVNWRTATSFDATQAIVAGLRQSNTRQGLQQALRNPSFSTAGASEEVKFLPTGDRTGKPILVQVKRAGNTGYKFVPLP
- a CDS encoding form I ribulose bisphosphate carboxylase large subunit, with the translated sequence MSYSQTQTQSKAGYKAGVQDYKLTYYTPDYTPKDTDILAAFRVTPQPGVPPEEAGAAVAAESSTGTWTTVWTDLLTDLDRYKGRCYDIEPVPGEDNQYICFIAYPLDLFEEGSVTNLLTSLVGNVFGFKALRALRLEDLRIPIAYLKTFQGPPHGITVERDKLNKYGRPLLGCTIKPKLGLSAKNYGRAVYECLRGGLDFTKDDENINSQPFMRWRDRFLFVQDAIEKAQAETGEVKGHYLNVTAPTCEEMMERAEFAKELKTPIIMHDYLTGGFTANTTLAKWCRRNGILLHIHRAMHAVIDRQKNHGIHFRVLAKCLRMSGGDHLHSGTVVGKLEGEKGITMGFVDLMREDHIEQDRARGIYFTQDWASMPGVMPVASGGIHIWHMPALVEIFGDDSCLQFGGGTLGHPWGNAPGATANRVALEACIQARNEGRNLMREGGDIIREACKWSPELAVACELWKEIKFEFEAMDTV